A genomic region of Octopus sinensis linkage group LG2, ASM634580v1, whole genome shotgun sequence contains the following coding sequences:
- the LOC115226854 gene encoding 39S ribosomal protein L49, mitochondrial-like has product MATLGRTFSSLRPRFLLSNGTKSFQRSFLSPVPTFNAGNLNLVCPEKLPEAPPEYPGYKVCKEDFKYVERLLPKEIVPPPPAESVTGVPTPSGWIPPNENGSKHPYFVKRTKNHMLPLYLEVKFHGSRILTKICKIDGNIWKLESDLRTYLQERSTKDIYTQVHEVSSFIRVRGDYCEDVCKFLLSKGF; this is encoded by the coding sequence ATGGCGACTCTAGGTCGCACATTTTCAAGTCTTCGTCCGAGGTTTTTACTTTCGAATGGGACTAAATCTTTTCAAAGATCCTTCTTGTCGCCTGTACCAACTTTCAATGCCGGTAATTTAAACTTAGTGTGTCCAGAAAAACTTCCAGAAGCGCCTCCTGAATATCCAGGATATAAAGTGTGTAAAGAAGATTTTAAATACGTTGAGAGGCTTTTGCCGAAGGAGATCGTCCCTCCACCACCAGCCGAATCGGTAACAGGGGTTCCTACACCATCAGGATGGATACCGCCTAATGAGAATGGCTCAAAACATCCTTATTTCGTGAAACGAACCAAAAATCATATGTTGCCTTTATATCTGGAAGTAAAGTTCCACGGGTCTCGCATCCTCACCAAAATTTGTAAAATCGATGGGAATATCTGGAAACTCGAGTCAGATTTAAGGACATATTTGCAAGAGAGAAGTACAAAAGACATATATACCCAAGTCCATGAAGTATCAAGTTTTATAAGGGTGAGAGGAGATTATTGTGAAGACGTATGTAAGTTCCTTCTATCTAAAGGATTCTAA